From Erigeron canadensis isolate Cc75 chromosome 8, C_canadensis_v1, whole genome shotgun sequence, one genomic window encodes:
- the LOC122580602 gene encoding uncharacterized protein LOC122580602, producing the protein MGQSVETLPLLMDETINSHKQAGRKKSRAGRKKLRAGRKKSRAGRKKSQAGRKKSRKFRESVARIQSCWNDLISHVVQGKKVVFSINSELLEFEKLLMKLPPKKRSLFQPSFSSLCAETNSLKNEIAHSMKMQFNATVMQSIYYRK; encoded by the coding sequence ATGGGCCAATCAGTAGAAACACTACCATTATTAATGGATGAGACAATTAACAGTCATAAACAAGCAGGCAGGAAGAAGTCACGAGCAGGCAGGAAGAAGTTACGGGCAGGCAGGAAGAAGTCACGAGCAGGCAGGAAGAAGTCACAAGCAGGCAGGAAGAAGTCTCGAAAATTCAGGGAAAGCGTGGCCCGGATCCAGAGCTGTTGGAATGATCTCATATCCCATGTTGTGCAAGGGAAAAAAGTGGTGTTTTCCATCAATTCGGAGTTGTTGGAGTTTGAAAAACTACTCATGAAGCTGCCTCCTAAAAAGAGATCTTTATTTCAACCATCTTTTTCTAGTCTTTGTGCAGAGACCAATTCTTTGAAGAACGAAATAGCACATAGTATGAAGATGCAATTTAATGCTACGGTGATGCAGTCGATTTATTAtaggaagtga
- the LOC122578852 gene encoding acyl-CoA-binding protein → MGLKEEFEEYAEKAKTLPESTTNENKLVLYGLYKQATVGPVDTSRPGIFNMRDRAKWDAWKAVEAKTKDEAMSDYITKVKQLLEEATASA, encoded by the exons ATGGGTTTGAAG GAGGAATTTGAAGAGTATGCCGAGAAAGCCAAGACTCTCCCCGAGAGCACCACCAACGAGAACAAGCTCGTCCTGTACGGATTGTACAAGCAAGCCACTGTTGGACCGGTGGACACAA GCCGTCCGGGCATTTTTAACATGAGAGACAGGGCTAAATGGGATGCTTGGAAGGCTGTTGAAG CAAAAACCAAGGATGAAGCAATGAGCGACTACATCACCAAGGTGAAACAATTGCTCGAAGAAGCTACTGCCTCAGCCTGA
- the LOC122580502 gene encoding uncharacterized protein LOC122580502 isoform X2: MDTQEKNQEHYQELLCSYLGISFAIFIGFIPKKSQSLIQSLQTHNELLSKKVLQAEEQLEQLFSRRKEDSKANARVVEIFASHRHGWQQEEKRLLRQIDENVEEIANLRAKIEDLEIKVDDLKREVSERDELLNFMTNRVDDDDDDDDVVEGVNHGFKHGKYDSNYGSNNNDGKYNGNYGNSNGVVGDCYMERGMHNVDDIGSIYDGYAMLNPSEISNSGVSKFLAERSNLWQGVQYGSVEPVHDFKHYVTRRESPWKVDGDSSGVSAKLKLLEQELQNLENIGANDLSKVPSLMKKQAKRYQALAGKIDDLCRRMENDPCEPNAGLEFRTQRQTEFLLEALRLQQRASETGQKLLSLQTETGTGFNHGNDPLEGRARLTTRLSLNSIRNNFRDIQRNLEIWLARIIGDVEGILARDGASRVNEYYISPRYPFVQQERFKV, from the exons ATGGATACACAAGAAAAGAACCAAGAACACTACCAAGAACTACTTTGTTCATACTTGGGTATAAGTTTTGCAATCTTTATAGGATTTATACCAAAAAAGTCACAATCTTTGATCCAATCTTTACAGACCCACAATGAATTATTGTCAAAAAAGGTGTTACAAGCTGAAGAACAGCTAGAGCAGCTGttttcaagaagaaaagaggATTCGAAAGCAAATGCAAGAGTTGTTGAGATCTTTGCAAGTCATAGACATGGATGGCAGCAAGAAGAGAAAAGATTGCTTAGACAAAttgatgaaaatgttgaagaGATTGCTAATTTAAGAGCTAAAATTGAAGATCTAGAAATTAAAGTTGATGACTTGAAAAGGGAAGTTAGTGAAAGAGATGAGTTGTTGAATTTTATGACTAAtagagttgatgatgatgatgatgatgatgatgttgttgaGGGGGTTAATCATGGTTTTAAACATGGTAAGTATGATAGTAATTATGGGAGTAATAATAATGATGGTAAGTATAATGGTAATTATGGGAATAGTAATGGTGTTGTGGGTGATTGTTATATGGAAAGAGGGATGCATAATGTGGATGATATTGGGTCAATTTATGATGGGTATGCTATGCTTAATCCTTCCGAGATTTCAAATTCCGGGGTTTCAAAATTCTTGGCTGAAAGATCAAATCTTTGGCAG GGTGTACAATATGGATCTGTGGAACCAGTTCATGACTTCAAGCATTATGTAACGAG GAGAGAGTCACCTTGGAAGGTAGATGGTGATTCATCTGGGGTTTCTGCAAAACTAAAACTACTCGAACAGGAGCTTCAGAACTTGGAAAATATCGGTGCAAATGATTTGTCAAAAGTGCCATCGTTAATGAAAAAACAGGCAAAAAGATATCAAGCTCTTGCTGGAAAAATTGATGATCTTTGTAGAAGAATG GAGAATGATCCTTGTGAACCAAATGCGGGTTTAGAGTTCCGAACACAGAGACAAACTGAGTTTTTGCTGGAAGCACTGCGGCTTCAGCAGCGTGCTTCAGAAACTGGGCAGAAATTGCTGTCTTTGCAAACAGAAACAGGGACAGGTTTTAATCATGGGAACGATCCGTTAGAAGGCCGTGCACGATTAACTACCAGACTCTCATTGAACTCCATAAGAAACAATTTCAGGGATATTCAGAGAAACTTGGAAATATGGTTAGCAAGAATCATTGGAGACGTTGAAGGGATTTTGGCTAGAGATGGTGCTTCGCGAGTAAACGAGTATTATATATCTCCAAGATATCCTTTTGTTCAACAGGAAAGATTTAAagtttag
- the LOC122580502 gene encoding uncharacterized protein LOC122580502 isoform X1, with amino-acid sequence MDTQEKNQEHYQELLCSYLGISFAIFIGFIPKKSQSLIQSLQTHNELLSKKVLQAEEQLEQLFSRRKEDSKANARVVEIFASHRHGWQQEEKRLLRQIDENVEEIANLRAKIEDLEIKVDDLKREVSERDELLNFMTNRVDDDDDDDDVVEGVNHGFKHGKYDSNYGSNNNDGKYNGNYGNSNGVVGDCYMERGMHNVDDIGSIYDGYAMLNPSEISNSGVSKFLAERSNLWQGVQYGSVEPVHDFKHYVTRRESPWKVDGDSSGVSAKLKLLEQELQNLENIGANDLSKVPSLMKKQAKRYQALAGKIDDLCRRMQENDPCEPNAGLEFRTQRQTEFLLEALRLQQRASETGQKLLSLQTETGTGFNHGNDPLEGRARLTTRLSLNSIRNNFRDIQRNLEIWLARIIGDVEGILARDGASRVNEYYISPRYPFVQQERFKV; translated from the exons ATGGATACACAAGAAAAGAACCAAGAACACTACCAAGAACTACTTTGTTCATACTTGGGTATAAGTTTTGCAATCTTTATAGGATTTATACCAAAAAAGTCACAATCTTTGATCCAATCTTTACAGACCCACAATGAATTATTGTCAAAAAAGGTGTTACAAGCTGAAGAACAGCTAGAGCAGCTGttttcaagaagaaaagaggATTCGAAAGCAAATGCAAGAGTTGTTGAGATCTTTGCAAGTCATAGACATGGATGGCAGCAAGAAGAGAAAAGATTGCTTAGACAAAttgatgaaaatgttgaagaGATTGCTAATTTAAGAGCTAAAATTGAAGATCTAGAAATTAAAGTTGATGACTTGAAAAGGGAAGTTAGTGAAAGAGATGAGTTGTTGAATTTTATGACTAAtagagttgatgatgatgatgatgatgatgatgttgttgaGGGGGTTAATCATGGTTTTAAACATGGTAAGTATGATAGTAATTATGGGAGTAATAATAATGATGGTAAGTATAATGGTAATTATGGGAATAGTAATGGTGTTGTGGGTGATTGTTATATGGAAAGAGGGATGCATAATGTGGATGATATTGGGTCAATTTATGATGGGTATGCTATGCTTAATCCTTCCGAGATTTCAAATTCCGGGGTTTCAAAATTCTTGGCTGAAAGATCAAATCTTTGGCAG GGTGTACAATATGGATCTGTGGAACCAGTTCATGACTTCAAGCATTATGTAACGAG GAGAGAGTCACCTTGGAAGGTAGATGGTGATTCATCTGGGGTTTCTGCAAAACTAAAACTACTCGAACAGGAGCTTCAGAACTTGGAAAATATCGGTGCAAATGATTTGTCAAAAGTGCCATCGTTAATGAAAAAACAGGCAAAAAGATATCAAGCTCTTGCTGGAAAAATTGATGATCTTTGTAGAAGAATG CAGGAGAATGATCCTTGTGAACCAAATGCGGGTTTAGAGTTCCGAACACAGAGACAAACTGAGTTTTTGCTGGAAGCACTGCGGCTTCAGCAGCGTGCTTCAGAAACTGGGCAGAAATTGCTGTCTTTGCAAACAGAAACAGGGACAGGTTTTAATCATGGGAACGATCCGTTAGAAGGCCGTGCACGATTAACTACCAGACTCTCATTGAACTCCATAAGAAACAATTTCAGGGATATTCAGAGAAACTTGGAAATATGGTTAGCAAGAATCATTGGAGACGTTGAAGGGATTTTGGCTAGAGATGGTGCTTCGCGAGTAAACGAGTATTATATATCTCCAAGATATCCTTTTGTTCAACAGGAAAGATTTAAagtttag